TggacttttactttttccggTCGTTCGAGATTACTTCGAAAATAAACCCATAACTTATACTAACCTAACCTTTTACCGATTTTCATGGCTTCGCCGTGCTGATCCCGAATGTGATTTTCACGGCTCCGCCGTGCTGATCgcgaatttgaatttcacggcTCCGCCGTGATGATCCCAAATAAgaatttcacggcttcgccgtgatgatACAGAATGTGAATTTCACCTGGTATCCTATCCTATCCTGGTACAAGTATCATTATCTTCCACATTATCACAGCAATCTAAAAGCATTCCCTGTACCTCTCGATGACAGCTGACTTGAGTTTAAAAATATCGAGCTCTTCGGCTTCGGTTGATAGCATCCTGAAGTCAAAGCTCAGAGAAACTATGCCCTCTAAACAGAGGGCATGCTTCATTTTGAAGTAACTTAGTTTCGAAAAAGTCTCTGAATTGTtttacacaaacacaaaacagtTTTGGAAGACTTGCAGATTTTTTGACGTCTTGTCTGCTAATTGTCTGTAATTGTTCGAAAATAACTGTAAAAATACGCAATAATGGTGGCTTGGTCCCAAGTATTCACGTATCTGGGAACCTACTATTGTAAATAGTAGGCAAAACGGCAACGCTGTGGTGCCGGCCCTCCTCGAAGCTCGATCAATTTGCTGCTTTTGACACGGTTGACCATTCCATTCTAATCAACCGCATTAGCTCACTCTTTGGCCTCTCTGGAACTGTTCTATCTTGGTTCAACTCGTACATATCTGGTCGTCGGCAGTCTGTATGCATTAACGGCAGCTCCTCCGCTGAACTGATTTGATTGAACAATCTTGCCATTCTGATTCTGCTGTACGGCTGCACCAAATCACTTAAACGAGGAGATATATGGGTTATGTTCTGGGTTACAAAATGCCTATAGAAGAAGGCAGGTTATTaactgaaatttaatttaaaaaacaaaacaaaaataaatggacATACTAATCCCCATACTTTTTGTTGAATGCTTCTTGCGGGATTTTTTCAGAAGCATTTAAAGTAAAGAAGTCAAGGGCAGCACGGTCGTGATTCCAGTCATTCTTCCTCAAACAATCTAACGACCAAGTCGTATTCATGCCAGAGAGATGGGAAAAAACATCCACCATTTGCTGCTGCTTAGGGGTGAGGAATGCTTGTGGTGGGATATTGCCAGAAGCTTTTAAACTAGTGAACGCTGTAGCGGCAGAGATGAAATCACATGAAAGGTCTTCTAAGCACTTCAACGACCACGAGGTATTCATCCCAGAATGGTTGGAAAACTATTTTACCAAAAGCTGCTTCTGTTTCTCAGCGCTTACGAACGCTTCTAGAGGGATAAAGTAGGCATCTTTGAAATTATAGAAAGCCATACTAGCTTTTTCAAAGTTGCATGCTTCCAGAAATTTGGTCGACCAAGTAGCTTTCATCCCAGATAACTCAGAAAGGTCTGCCACCATTCGCTGCTGCTCACGAGGTGTAAGAATTGGGATCAATCCGACGCAGATTTACTCGAAACATCATGGGCAAAATGTCGTCCTTCAGCATTGATGTTGATACTTCGCAAAGTCTCATCCGTTTTCAACGTTGGAAAGTGCCCGCAGAATATAAGGGTTTCCTTGGGACGGGTAATGGCGACGTTGATTCTTTGTTTAGAACTGATGAAGCCAATACCTCCGCCAAAATTATTTAGAGCCTGGGATGCTCTGACGCAGGATATGATGATAATGTCCTTCTCTTTTCCTTGAAAACTGTCAACTATGTTGACTTCTACTCTTGATGAGGCTTCGTTTAGTTTTCGTATGATGCACTGTTTTTGACTTATGTAAAAATTGATGACGCCAATAGATTTCCCACTGGTCAACGGAGATTCCAAAATCACCCTTACAATATTGGCCACCAGATCAGCTTCTTTCTCGTTATTGAAACTTTGATCTACTGCAAGCTGTTCAATGCCATCGATCACGTTGAAGActctaaaaaataattgagtttcataaataaaaaattgttggaaaattggaaaagagtgaatagggaagaaaaagcgatttaaatgattaattcACCTGTACTCATCGCAAGGTCCGTGCCTAATGAGGCTTTCAGCTGTAACCAGCTTTCCATCATAAAAATACTTCGAGGGCCACTTGCATACAGCTTTTGCTATTCGATATTGCGTCTTTATCACCGTAACACCTTCTTTATTCTCCTCATCTGGTGACATTCTAATTGAACACAGACGATTTAACAGTGACTgttcaaacagtttttttgGCAAcctaaaaaagggaaaaagtaaaaaagcaGGTTATTCGAGTGTTCAGTGTAAATATGTGTTAATGTCTTCATGAAAGTTACCTGAGAAAGAACAGTTGCTGGAAGTTGGTTTGGGTCACCAATCAGTACCAACTTACTAATGCCAAAAGAGAGTGGAAACAGCGACTCCGGCTCGGTACACTGGTACCGGtacctaaataaaaaaagcataTTAGAACATTTTAGGTAACAGAATTAAGCAAAGACATTATATCTAACCTGGGGGTCCATGTAATAGTGCAATTTTTGGTTCCTCGGCCGATGTGGAAACAATTGTCCTTGAAATAGACTGGACAGCCGTAAATTGGCAAGGATTTAAAGCTGTGTTATTTTTTGGAAGATTTGCTGTGTCCATTTCGAACGCATCCACGTTATCATTTGGACGTAGAATTGCTTCGCATAGAGGGGAAAGCGCTAGCTCGGCGTTGATTAAAGAATTGTTTAACTACCGTTTTAAGTGATAATACTTTAGTCACAGTAAAAATGTTGTCCAGTTCTTGGGGGACACAAGACTCTTTGATCCAAAGAGTAAACGACATTTTTGAGTAGGGAACATCCGACGCACAGGTTTCTAAGAGGCGCGGATCAACTTCATTATCATTCTTCTACTGATTATTATTGCGTTTAGCaacagcaaaaattttcacagTGGGTTCCTGAGGTGAGACTGTCAGGGAAGCAAAATAGAGACTGAAAAGTGAGATGATAGCACGACGGGCATTTCGTGCACCACGACGGGCATTACGAGCGGCGCGACCACCATTTTCGGCTCTGTGGGCGATTCTCGGAACAGCGGCACGATGGTTTATTGCTCGTTGCTGGGGTAAAGGATGAAGACGAGGACGGCCGACTCTTCTTACTTCTCGTGGTGCACCGGGAATTGGGTTGTCAAATTGAGCTGGTGGCTCATGTCTGATGTTTCGTCGTTCTACCGGTGGAACTTGTGGTGCTTCTATGAGAATATTGAAAACTTCCTGGATGCGAGCAGCAATATCTCGATACTGAAAATTGATCAGAAAGGAAATTTTGTCTAAGGCTGGTAACTGGTAAGTagtaatttttcaattgaaaagtAGAAAACAGTGTAAATACCTCCTCCAGCAAGACATTGACATCGTCTCGTTGTGGTTCACCGTCAACTAAGTTTTGAGGATAATCATTTTGAGGATAATTTTCAGGGTTGTCTTCTACTGCTGTTTTTAAGAATTCCGTTATCGGTTGCCTGTCTTCATCCGGAATTCCTGTTAGTTCTCTTTCCAGCTGATCCGTTTTTTCCGTAATTTGTTTATCCCTGtttttataaaacaattttcgaGGCACCGAGATGAGCATTCCTCTTTCTGCGTTACGCAAATCTCTGTTTGCCTTTGCCCCAAAAATCTTAAGTTTAGCtgtgaaatagaaaaaagttaaagaagaTGTTTATGTGTAAATagattttatctttttgtcaCTCTTActaagaaattcaaaataatttaaataatttccattCATGAATTCATTTAAAGCTCGATGACAAGATTCGCAGAAGTTATTTGTGCGATTAACTGCGCGATATACTGAGAATCGAGATGGGCCGATGCGGTTTAACCAAAAATCTTGTAGAAAGTTAAACCATTGGTTTAAAGATTCCTGTTGGTCGGCGGGTATCCGGTCAACCACATCGTTAAAGTTTTGGATGATAGcctaaatgtttttttaaataatcaatattataggaaacgaaaaattaaagtttagcCCTACTTCAAGACCTTGCGGAATTAGAGTGTGGTGTAAAAGGGGTAAATTCACCCCCATTCGGATTATGCGGCGGATAATGGTGTTCGTCCGGTATATCGCACACAGACCTAGATCACAAGCTTTGCGGTACATAGCCTTTATGATAAATAAcacaattgtttaaaaaacatctTTACTCTCTCAATACAGCTTCGTAGAACCAAAAAGTTCTATAGATTACTTGAGAAGAATGAAACCAGCAGCCGCGGGATCTGCAGCCGGGGAAGCATTCTGCGGCCGCTCCCAGTAAAGCTAATTCGTAGTCGCCAATAAAAGTTGTTGGCTCTGGAGCTCTGCCAAATAGCTCTTGGCACTTCTGTTTTTCTAGTTCAATGGAAAGAACATATAATTCTTTGGTCTTCCGCGTCATCAAAAAATAAGCTGCTGGAAATGACTGAAATTAAAGTCAAACGAAGAAATATTAGGATTAGATTTTTACAAAAAGGACCCTAACAAGTTATAACCGTTATGCTATTGACTACATATTGCTATTCTCGTTCTTTCTCTAGATGTACGGCTTCGGGAGTCAACTACACGCGATAATCACATTAATTCTCCGCTGAATGGTAGGTATCCCCATCCCCAGTGAAGTATATATGAACTTATAGGTCACCACGGAATGACTTGGAACTTACGACCAATAAGATCGATCGACAATTCTGATCCATGCGTTTCAACTTTCTGTCCGTCTATAAACTACGCCTATCTAAAAACACAAATGTACGTCCAATTTCCGGaagtattttttaacaaatctgCCAAATCCATGGACGGAGAGTTTACGGTTTCGCGCGTTTGAGATTTTACAGGATTAGACGAGCGTGAAAAAAGCACTCTTTCTTGGCTGCGTGTTTTAGCTTGCCCGACGTCCGCCGTATGAGATCGTGACCGGCCGGAAGTGCGGAATCACCGACGGTCGATAAAAAATCACGAAGACGACGAGAACGAAACGACTGTGGGATAAGCCGTAAATCGGCAGGAATACTGAGAATGTAGAGGTACACACATTGAATTAGGATGCGGTGGGCGGAGTTTAACGTCGGTTAACATGTCCATCGtcattgttattatttcagtGGCGGTCAGAGGCTTTGCTGCTCCAAATATAGCCGAAAAGAATACCTTCCTGAAAGCAGTGACGTGaaatgaatagaaatttttttttttgtcgggacGGCCCGGACGCCGGAAGAGTCTCACTCGGTTATAACGGCTCATCAAAAACGATTCTTTGCAATGATCGGATATCGTTCAATAAAGCCCTCCCCTCCATCTCCTTTTCAGCTAATGAAAACGTAGCTATGTATGTGCTAGACATGCTTAACACGATGGACATGCTGGATATGAGATACTGATCCGAAGAACAAAGACATTGTAAAGGACACTGACTCGTAGAGCCTGAATGGCCATTTATGTGGCCCTCCGCTTGATAGTAGCAAAGTATTTGCAATAGCATGCTCTCTTTATTATGGATCATAGAACTTCGTATGAAACTTACGTTTCCATAAGCTATTGTGTTTATTGTTGCCATCTGGTAGAATATTGCAGGAGTGATGCGGAAGGTGCCATCTCCGTTCATTTCCTTAACTAGTGGATCTGAGGCCGATCTTAAAACATCAATGTTTCCAAACACCTGGGACGACTCATCGTTCCCTGATACTGGATCTCTCCACACCACttctccaaaataaaaatctcctCCGTCTTTTTGAAGCCTATATGCCAAACATATTTTTAGAATAGATATAAGTAAAATATGAAACTGTAACCTAATTAATACCTCCAAGATTCATTAGCCATTAGTAGAAGGTGTGCATCACGAGCGTTCCTGGGATTCCGTGGTTGCAAGATATGGCGATGTTGGGACATACACTTACGAATGGATTTCAGTAAAATATTCGCACGAGCGAaccttttttataaaatacagTGGGTCAGCatgataaattaaattattcctCAATAAATCTGTGAATTATATGTGTTTATTTTGCAATATTtctaacaataataaaaataataataataataatatatttaattGTATACCATgcattttcaacaaatgttaTCAAATGTGCAGCTCCGCATTTACCCTCATAACAGTGCAATAATCttgatatataataaataaacattattttaaaaaaatttaatttttttgtatttatttcgcCTTATAGCATATGTACATCATAACTATCAGAAATAATTAGGAAACATAAAATACTCACTTAAAAATTCTACaaaggggagactggagtataacgggacaccgggtcaaaagggacagtggggggaaaaatattagatgttaataaaatttaaaatttttttagtatgttatgtaaatACGTATAATCTACTTaggcatgaaatttggttgatttttgtcaataactacATGAGTTaatgacaaaactaaaaaaacggtttttttttagaaatttttgtctccgccattttatatttatggaaacaaataaacgctaatggcatgtaaatttaatatgaaaatgaagctgattcatttcttgatcgtttaaaacagaatttagaattttagatcgattagtttagacagtatgaacttaaaaaaaaagagtcataatcgggaaatcgggacagctgtttttgactattttgggacagttacgggccaatcagcgtacagcattttaaAGAGGCTTGATTTCCtgacctggcaacgcaggatatcctactgctccataaggaattttgtttatatagacctttttccatttggttcggGTAAGTAGAGCgaaaagtcgtgcggctagtcgactagtgcgcaccatggcgggggatagccgaaacttgctgcagaATTTGCTTGATCCGGTCAATACCCCACGTAAGGCCATGTACTGTAACCTGTCAggctgtcagcagcaaaagtgaaacctgttttatttcttaagtgtttttttccatgaaattttcatgtccaaagaaatttttaaatatcgttTGTCTCCTTTTGCATTGTCCGTGGTAGAAGAAGATCGGAAATATTACTACCAACAATTAGAACATCTAAAGTGTCACGATCCTTTGGCAATACCACTTCCACTTTTCAAGTGtggaaaagttttaaaaacaattatccCTTCCATTGAAAAATATCACCTAGTTCAGTATTTGgtttttgagaaaaacaaagatgAAGAGGGACGCCGTGAAGCTTACAAAAACTTAGACTCTGAACAATACTTGTCAAACCCTTTCACTGACAAGTTATTGGCACTTACTCTTTCTAATTTGGTTGTGTTGATTCGTACTCATGTTACCCATTCCCAGTCTTTAAACTTGCCAAAAGCAAGACCTTGGGCTGCTTTACAAAATGATGGCAAAGTGATTGTTGCTTTTTGTGATTGTATTGCAGGGTACGTACAACCACAATGCTATTGTTGTTTACATTCAGAATGTTATCAAGATAATTATAGTAATTCAACTTTCTTCATTACAAATACACAGGTTAGGTGGTGTATGCATACATGTAAGTGCACTTCTTCAGTTGGCAGTTAAACATTATTCGGATAGCTAGTGTGAGTCAAATGATGAAACATCTGATGACGAGAACAGTGTGCCTGTGACATCTAGGCCGTGTACTTGGAACAAGCCCACCAAGGGACCTGTAAGTTGTCAATGcctttatttatatttcattgttatgtaatacaaatattttacattcaaGGTACCAGTACCAAAGTTAGCACATTTAAGCGTgttctatctatctatctatctatttcaaaagaagagcAGCATTCTGTCGAGTTGGTTACGCACGACCAAAGTGTTAATGAGGAGTGGATTGAACAACGAAGTGGCAGACCAACAGGGACCAAAATTACCCGCATCTGTAAGAGAGATTGGTCCAAAATGGAGCTCACAAGTGGCGAAATCAAGTTTGTCATGGAAATTTGTAACCCTGAACTAGTAAAGTTTACTGGCAACAAAAACACACGGTATGTTTAATTTCTAATGTTGTCATTCACATTGCCAGGgtagtaattttatttttttagatatggATTGAAACATGAACCCGATGCAGTTGCTCTCTTACAAAAAGTAAttaacgagaaaaaagagcaCGAGTCGTTCAAATGTGAAGCAGTTGGATTAGTGATATCAACCTCCACTCCATATCTAGCAGCGTCACCCGATAGGGTTTGTAGTTGTTTGTGTCACGACAAATATGTTTTGGAGGTAAAATGTCCTCCAACATTACACGGAAAAAACATTGAAGAACATGCCAGGAGGACAAAAGGATTTTGTCTTTTGATAAACAACGATACAAACAAGTTGTACCTCGATCCTAAACATCAATACTACTACCAGGTAAATATATATCTGTGATTGCGTTGACGTAATAAAGTAATTTGTTTAACATTCTAACAGGTACAACTGCAACTGTATGTAACTGGGCTGAAGTCTGcaatttttgctgtttttaatggtaaaaatggaatcgagTATCTGGAAGTGAAAAGAGATGAGACCTTAATTGATGAGATTGTTTCTAAGGGGAAACTGTTTTTCCTAAACTTTATCCTTCCAGAGCTCCTGGCAAAGCGTTACAGTTCAGTGAAAAGTGTACCCGCGTCAAGAGACATAAATCAGTCTGCCGTACCGTTTCACAGTGCGAACCTTAATCAGTACATTTGCTACTGCCAAGATCCAGTCAGAGAAGGGGAAACTATTATGTGTTGTAGTGATATGTGTGTCATCCACGAGTTCCACAAATCGTGCACTCGAAGCAAAGTATTTAGGAATTGGATCTGTATTTattgcaaaaaagaaattgcttcTCAACGAAAAAAAGTGGCTGCTGAACAACAGAGGAAAGACGCTTCATGTAACGCTAATGAAATTCTTGAAGACGTTACTGTAAATAAAGAACTCATCAGTATCTCTACGCAACCAACAAGTTCTGGACACATCGTTGGTAATACTTGTAAGCTgctgttaaaaaatttataaccATATCTAATTCACAATTTGTTTAACAGTAACAAGTAACATTGAAAATCCAACTGTGGGTGATGTTGGTCCCGTCGTTCATCAACTTGTGAGCAGTAATCGATCTCATTCTACCACTTCTCGGCGTGGTCGACCCccccccaaaacaaaattgatctctGTACCTATATTAATGAACCAAGTGAAATCAGAATCGTTTGTGGAACCGTGCAATGTGGAACTTGTAAACGACGAGAATGTTGCACCTATGGAAACTCAAATTGTTACATCTACTGCAAAAAGAGGAAGTCCAAGCTCTGTGTCCGTTCTAGGACAGCACAACACATTAGTCAATCACAGTCAATCAAAGAGAACAAAGGTGTATCATAATAAAGATTCTATCCCGGTTGTGTGTACTGTAAATTCTGTTAGTCGATCCGGACGAATAAGAAAGCCGAATAAAAATATCATGAGATAAAATGTATGTTGACTtatatttactttatttccACCAAGAAACATTACACTTTAGCAAGGGGGAACGAGTGAACGACACTTGGGTTGGCATTGTtcaagcaacaacaaacaaacacaattttGTCGAGGAAGGCAAATTTGCTTTTACCGCTTCGCAAATATTGAATTTGTACTCGATGTGTCagaatttggaaattttctCGAAGACGACCAATCACGCGCTCTACATGGATACGAACATTAGACACCTTTCGTGAAAATGCGGTTTCACGGCGAGTCAATCTGACTTTGTTAGAGAGAAAGGATGGTGTAGTTAGCTTTGCCCCTCTTTTCTCTACTGcatttttaaccaaaaaaccCCTGTCTGCTAAAACTTCATCACTTTTCTCTAACTTACATATGAAACCTTCGCCATTGCCTagagcaacatttttttgtctaaaGTGATGTGAACATCAGTCTGTCGTCCACCATAGCCCATTGAAATGTAAGAAATTGCTCCCCGCGGTGTAATTGCTATTAAATACTTCGCAGTAGGACGACTTTTGTAGTGAGAATAGGTTGAACAACGCGcaagtaaattttttggtctttcaattggaatttcaaaacaatcaaTAATAGCTATGCAGTTTCGAaactttcttttgaaaaaagatggcATTGTGCGCTTGTTAGTTTGAGGGTCAGGCCACACCATGAAGTTCTTTGAAAGTCGGACATACATTACGTCAATCCATTTACCGATATATTTACACACTGTACCTACTGATATTTTAAATCTATATGCTAGATCTTGCTGCCCTAAGTTAAGTCTTAATCGCATAAACCAACAAAAACTGCTCTTCGTAAGAAAGACTTTTTTTGTACAACATTGAGCAATGTTCTATGCCTGGTAGAATAAGTTCAAAGATTATTTCGAATAGGCACCACGAGTGTAATCCCGTGTAGTACTTAGTCATCTGGTCCTTGTTCCTAATTTTGTTAATAAGCTTTTCGTCATCTAATACTTTTCCCAGCAAATCAACTTTTTGTCGTAGCAAAACTTCCTCTTGTAAGGAATCGTCTAGTTTTCTTGTCACGTCATCAAACGACCGTTGAAGAACTTGAAGCTGGTCAATGTCTACCACTTCCTTACTTGGTGTGTTACATTCATAAGAATCGCATTCTATATTAACAAATCATTAATTCTAGCAAATGGATATTGTTATTTATGTTTATGTATTACCAGTATTTGACattgagttttctttttgaagctGTATTAAAAGGGATAGTTCAGATAAAGTCTTGTTATTAGGATTTTCGACaccttttgaaagaaaaaaatcaaggacAGCCTTCAGCTGAGACAAACATTCCTCATAAGTAGTGATGTTATCTAAAACAAGACTTATTcataaaaaatagtttgattACAGTGTAATATAGCTGTATGTTTACTTGGTTCAATGAATGTTGACTGTAAAGGACCATCAGTCATAGAGCTCTCGTCCATTGAATCATTTCCATTCTGGAATACAGAAAATTCTGTTCTACTGGAATCTGTTAGATTTATCTGTTCTTCAAAAAATGGTATTGTTACATCCTGCAGTTGATGTAGATACTTCTTCGTTTCTACTTTGGAATGAGCCAGTTACATCAGTAGATAGAACACCTAATCGTTTTAATGAAATGATAGAAACAGTTTCAATTGAAAAGTAATAACTATATACTGTTAATT
This DNA window, taken from Daphnia pulex isolate KAP4 chromosome 2, ASM2113471v1, encodes the following:
- the LOC124206119 gene encoding uncharacterized protein LOC124206119 isoform X1, with translation MELTSGEIKFVMEICNPELVKFTGNKNTRYGLKHEPDAVALLQKVINEKKEHESFKCEAVGLVISTSTPYLAASPDRVCSCLCHDKYVLEVKCPPTLHGKNIEEHARRTKGFCLLINNDTNKLYLDPKHQYYYQVQLQLYVTGLKSAIFAVFNGKNGIEYLEVKRDETLIDEIVSKGKLFFLNFILPELLAKRYSSVKSVPASRDINQSAVPFHSANLNQYICYCQDPVREGETIMCCSDMCVIHEFHKSCTRSKVFRNWICIYCKKEIASQRKKVAAEQQRKDASCNANEILEDVTVNKELISISTQPTSSGHIVGNTLTSNIENPTVGDVGPVVHQLVSSNRSHSTTSRRGRPPPKTKLISVPILMNQVKSESFVEPCNVELVNDENVAPMETQIVTSTAKRGSPSSVSVLGQHNTLVNHSQSKRTKVYHNKDSIPVVCTVNSVSRSGRIRKPNKNIMR
- the LOC124189007 gene encoding ATP-dependent helicase upf1-like; translated protein: MSPDEENKEGVTVIKTQYRIAKAVCKWPSKYFYDGKLVTAESLIRHGPCDEYRVFNVIDGIEQLAVDQSFNNEKEADLVANIVRVILESPLTSGKSIGVINFYISQKQCIIRKLNEASSRVEVNIVDSFQGKEKDIIIISCVRASQALNNFGGGIGFISSKQRINVAITRPKETLIFCGHFPTLKTDETLRSININAEGRHFAHDVSSKSASD
- the LOC124206119 gene encoding uncharacterized protein LOC124206119 isoform X2 encodes the protein MELTSGEIKFVMEICNPELVKFTGNKNTRYGLKHEPDAVALLQKVINEKKEHESFKCEAVGLVISTSTPYLAASPDRVCSCLCHDKYVLEVKCPPTLHGKNIEEHARRTKGFCLLINNDTNKLYLDPKHQYYYQVQLQLYVTGLKSAIFAVFNGKNGIEYLEVKRDETLIDEIVSKGKLFFLNFILPELLAKRYSSVKSVPASRDINQSAVPFHSANLNQYICYCQDPVREGETIMCCSDMCVIHEFHKSCTRSKVFRNWICIYCKKEIASQRKKVAAEQQRKDASCNANEILEDVTVNKELISISTQPTSSGHIVVTSNIENPTVGDVGPVVHQLVSSNRSHSTTSRRGRPPPKTKLISVPILMNQVKSESFVEPCNVELVNDENVAPMETQIVTSTAKRGSPSSVSVLGQHNTLVNHSQSKRTKVYHNKDSIPVVCTVNSVSRSGRIRKPNKNIMR
- the LOC124206119 gene encoding uncharacterized protein LOC124206119 isoform X3 codes for the protein MELTSGEIKFVMEICNPELVKFTGNKNTRYGLKHEPDAVALLQKVINEKKEHESFKCEAVGLVISTSTPYLAASPDRVCSCLCHDKYVLEVKCPPTLHGKNIEEHARRTKGFCLLINNDTNKLYLDPKHQYYYQVQLQLYVTGLKSAIFAVFNELLAKRYSSVKSVPASRDINQSAVPFHSANLNQYICYCQDPVREGETIMCCSDMCVIHEFHKSCTRSKVFRNWICIYCKKEIASQRKKVAAEQQRKDASCNANEILEDVTVNKELISISTQPTSSGHIVGNTLTSNIENPTVGDVGPVVHQLVSSNRSHSTTSRRGRPPPKTKLISVPILMNQVKSESFVEPCNVELVNDENVAPMETQIVTSTAKRGSPSSVSVLGQHNTLVNHSQSKRTKVYHNKDSIPVVCTVNSVSRSGRIRKPNKNIMR
- the LOC124206138 gene encoding uncharacterized protein LOC124206138; translation: MDESSMTDGPLQSTFIEPNNITTYEECLSQLKAVLDFFLSKGVENPNNKTLSELSLLIQLQKENSMSNTECDSYECNTPSKEVVDIDQLQVLQRSFDDVTRKLDDSLQEEVLLRQKVDLLGKVLDDEKLINKIRNKDQMTKYYTGLHSWCLFEIIFELILPGIEHCSMLYKKSLSYEEQFLLVYAIKT